GCAAGAAGAGCGCGTGCGCGCCGCCGACGGTGATCACGACCTCGTGTGCAGGCACGCCTTGGACGTCCGCGATCGCGGCGCGCAGCTGCGCGTCTCCCTGCGCCGTGCCGTACCCGAGCGCAATCTGCTTGATGCGCGCCTCCATGTCTTCGTCGAGCAACTCTTCGAGGCGAAGATTCGGGCCGTAACTGCCGCCCAAATCAAAGCTCGGCTCCTCACCGATCAGCGAGATGATTTCGTTTTTCGAAAAGCGTGACATCGAATCTGTGCCTTTCTAGAGGGTGAAACCGCCGGTCGCGCTGCCGGTTGTGCATCGCATCCGAATCGTGATAATCCAACTCCATCGTCAAATCGCTCGCTCGAACCAGCGCTTGAGCTGCGCGATCCGCTCCTCATCGCGTTTATAGAACGTCCACTGTTTGATCCGCTTCCCGCTCAGCAGCCCTGCGGCAACCAGCACGCGCAAATGCTCGCTCGCGGTCGGCTGGCTGACGCCGAGCTTTTCCGCGATGAAGACACCGCACACGCCGTCGTCAACCAAATCGCCGTCGACTTGCTCGCGGAAATGCGCGCGCGGATCTTTGAGCCACTCCAGGACGGCCAGGCGCCGGTCACTGGCGAGCGCACGCAGCGCGGCCTCGAACTGTTCAACAGTTAGTTTCATTGCTATATTGCTAATTTGCCATGAACCTAATAGCATGTCAATATGGCAGATATCGTGCGACTCAAACCCGGTCCGCGCTACAGCGCGGGCGTGCTCTATGGCGGTTTGCTCTTTACCGCCGGACAGGTCGATGCGCAAGCTCACGACGTTGCGGGACAGACACGCAACGTGCTGGCAAAGCTCGATGCGTTGCTGGCGGAAGCCGGAACGACGCGTTCGCGCATTCTCTCCGCCAACATTTGGCTTGCCGACATCGCGTCGTTCGATGCGATGAACGCCGTATGGGACGCCTGGATCGACCCGAGCAATCCGCCGGCGCGTGCGACCGTCGAAAGTAAGCTCGCGGCGCCGGAATACTTGGTGGAGGTGTCGCTCGTCGCGGCGCTGGACTAATCGCACCGCATGAACCCGTACGAATCGATCGTCGAGCGACGTACCGAGCTGGTCTTTCCGCAAGATGCTAATGTGCTCGGCACGCTCTTCGGCGGCAAGGCCGTCGCAATGATGGACGAGGTCGGCGCGATCGTCGCGATGCGTGCCTGCCGTAAGGCCGTGGTCACCGCTTCGATCGACCGCATCGACTTCAAAGAGCCGATTCGCGTCGGCGAATTCGTCGAGGTCGTGGCGCGCATCGTGAAGGTCGGGCGGACCTCGCTCACCGCGCAGGTCGAACTCTGGGCCGAAGAACCGGCCAGCGGCCGCCGGCGCCTCTCGGCCACCGGCTCCTTCGTCTTCGTCGCGGTCGATCGCGACGGGCGCCCCACCCCGATCCGCGACTAGGTCGCGCCCACGCAGCTTTTCGGCAGCCAAGGTTAGGCCGAAGTCGGGATACCTTTCGCGAACCAACTCGATCGCCGGCGTGACTGAAGCCCCCCGGGACCAACGCGGCGGTAGAGGGAGAGCAAGCGGCGGACGTGCTGTTCGGACAAGGCAAGCTGACGAGCGGCCTCAGCCTGAGTGAGAAGCCCCGCCTGAAGGCGTTGGCACGCCTCCAAACGGGCAAGTTCCGGGTGGCTCATCGATAGCAACTCCATGGGGAGGGGTTCCTCTCGATGGGGACATCTCTATTGAGTCCAAATGGGGACATCTCTATCGAGCTCCGATAGCCGCGACTAGCCCTTGCAGGTGGCCAGGCTCTTTTGCTATGCTACGCCGGTCGCCGGGATGGAGCCGGGATGCGCCAGGCACGCATCCGCGCCCTGTACCCGAGTGAGACTATCCTGACCGCAAGGAGCAACCGTTCGTGCCTCTCACCAAAGAACAAAAGGCGGAGATCGCCGCCAAGTACGGCCGCGGATCGAACGATACCGGCTCGGCCGAAGTGCAGATCGCGATCTTGACCGCCTCGATCAACCAGCTCACCGATCACCTCAAGGTGCACAAGAAGGACCATCACAGCCGGCGCGGCCTTTTGCTGCAGGTCGGCCAGCGGCGCCGCCTGTTGAATTACCTGCAAAAGAAAGATCTCGAGCGCTATCGCTCGCTCATCGGCGAACTGGGACTGCGCCGCTAGTCCAAAAGTCCTACGATAGACGCACGGCGGCTCGCACAAAAAAGCGAGCCTCTGTTCGATGTCGAAGGGTTCTGGACAGTGTATGGGCTTTGATTCCTCGTTTGAGCGCGTCATTTGGTCGCGCGTGCGATCGGACCGAGAATTGGCCGACGCGGCAAAGTCACGAATCTGCGAACATGGCCAGGCCGATTTTGGCGACTTCCGCGTCGTGGCGTGCTACTGCATGTGCTACATGCACCAACACTTTGACGCGAATCTCGCGATCCTGCGGCAGAATGCCGCCGGGCCAATTTTTACCGATCCCGACGCGGTTGTCATTGATTTCGGGTGCGGGCCGGGAACAGCGGCACTTGTCTTGGCGACGCGAAATCGAGAGCTAGGCGGACAGCCGGCACGGTTTTCCTACCTCGGCATCGATCGGTCGACTATGATGCACGAGGTTGCGACGAACTTCCTCTCCGATAATGATCTCTTCCATTGCGGAGCCCAGCGTGTGTTTTTTCAAGCGGCGCGCGACGTACCGGTGGCGCTCGCCGCCGGGAAGACGGCCGCGCTTTTCTACTGCAGCTACGTTCTCAATCAAACGCACCTTGCAGATACGGATGTGCGAGACTTCGCAGATGTTATCTGCGGGATCAAGGCCCTTGGGATTCCACGAGGCCACCTGATCGTATCCGACGTCAATCGTGGACAGCCAACGAACTACATGCGACTCGGGCGATTCTTGAGGAATGCTGCCGTGGGAATAACTCTTGACATTGCGCAATATCGGAACTATTCTGAGGGCATAGCATCGAACAGGCGTTCGCCTAGGGTGGTTGGCGATTTCTTCCCGGTGGAACAGCAAGTCAAGAAGAATGTCGCATACGCAATACAACAACTCTGGTAAGGACGAAGTGCTCCCATTGTTCAGCGAAAAAAGCGCGCTGGGATATACTCCCGTCTGCTACGACGTGCCGGGTCTAATGGTGCTCCACGACTATGTCGATAGCGACTTCGCCGAGTACATTGTTGAGCACGTGGACAGCGAGGATGACGCGAAGTGGCGTAACGACCTCAAGCGTCGTGTTCAACATTTCGGGTACCTCTACGACTACCGCGCACGCAGAATTGGCCCCGGAATGCGGCTGGGCGACATTCCCGACTGGGCATACTCTTTGGGCAAGCAGCTCGTCGCTGAAGGCCTGTTCGATCGCATACCGGACCAGGTCATTGTAAATGAGTATACACCCGGTCAAGGTATAGCGCCGCATGTTGATGCCGTAGCGTGCTTTGGCGACGTAGTAGCCTCGCTCTCGCTGCTAGCTCCTTGCACTATGTCGCTTCGATCGAAATCGCACCCAAGACCAATTGACGTGGACCTCCCGGCGAATAGTCTTCTCGTAATCTCCGGCCCGGCACGTCACGAATGGTCACATGCTATTGCTCCACGGACATCGGATAGAATCATGGGCCGCCGGCGTCATCGCGAGCGACGACTATCGGCGACATTTCGTACGGTGCTCCTGTAGCGCCGGCTATTTCGGAAGAACGGCACGCGCGTGAGAGCCACGCGGGTGCCGTTTCGTTATGCTGAATTCGCCCGTCAGACGGGAGACGATGAACAGTCCCCGTCCCGATTCGCTCATGACGTCCACCGGCAGCATCGGCGCGCGCTCGAAGCCGGGTCCCTCGTCGATTACGTGCAGCACGAGCTTGCCCGCGGTGTGATCGAGCACGATTTCCACCGCACCGGGCGCATGACGAACGACGTTTCCGGTCAACTCGCCCAGCACGACCTCGGCGGTTTCCAAGTGTAGTTCGGAAACGCCGTATTCAATCAGCGCGGCGCGAAGCTCGTGGCGGATGCGCGCGAGCCCGACGGGCTCGAGCGCCGCAAAGCTCCAGCGCCGCAAGTTGCCCAGGCGCGCATCACCGTGTACTCGCAGCGTCAGGATCGCGACGTCGTCGCGCGCGCCGTCGAGCAGTACGCTATCCCGAATGAAGGCGGCGGGATGCGCAGCCCGATCGATCTGCGGGTCGCTCAAGGCAGCGCGTAGTATTCGCACGCCTTCCTCGAGGTTGTGCGACGATTCCACCAGCCCGTCCGTGTAAAACACGAGCAAGTCGCCGTCGCCCACACTCACGCTGCACGTTTCGATCGAAAACCGTTCGCGCAGGCCGAGCGGCAAATCCACGAATACCAGCTCGTCGAGCGTGCCGTCGCGGCGGCGAATATACGGTGGAAGGTGACCGGCGCTTGCATAGGTCATCGTGCTCGCGATCGGGTCGATGACACCGACGAACGCCGTCACGAAACGATCCGGATCGTCCATCCGCAGCGCGCGGTCGGCCGAATTCAGCATCAGTACCGGCTCGGCATGCACCTGCGCGATGCCGCGAATGACCTGACGCATGTTGCTCATCGTGACGGCGGCGTCGAGTCCGCTTCCGGCCACGTCGCCGATCGAAACGACGATCCGCCCGTCGGGAAGCACAAAGGCGTCGTACCAATCGCCGCCGATCTGCGCTTCGCTCCGCCCCGGCACGTAAATCGCGTCCATTTCGATGCCGTCGACTTCCGGAAGGCGCTTCGGCAACGAGGCGGTTTGTAGCGCGTCCGCGACTCGGTGCTCGCGCTGGTAGAGCTGCGCGTTCTGAATCGCCAGCGCGCAGCGCCGCGCGACTTCTTCCAAGAAGCCGACGTTGGCGATACCGTCTTCACCGGAATCGTGCGGCCGAATGAATGAAATCGCGCCGATCGGTTTTCCGCGCACGCGCATCGGAACGACGATCGTTTGGAACGACGAATCATCGATGCGTTCGGTGAAGACCGAAGCGCGCTCGCCGCCGAACACGTTTTCACGAATCCGCGCCGCCGACACCTCGCGCTGCGGCCCGTTGTGCGCCGCGGCGGCGCGGCGCAGCACCCCGTTGGTCAACAGATCGATTTGACAGGAATCGGCCAACAGCGGAACGGCGGCTTCACAGATGTGGCGCAGCGTGCGATCGAGTTCGAGCGAACTGTTGACGATCCGTCCCAGTTCGGCGAGATACGTTTGCTCCTGCGCCAGGCGCTTCTGGTCGTGGATATCGGTACTCGTTCCGAACCAGCGCACGATCTCACCCAGTTCGTTGCGCATCGGGCGTGCGCGCGAGAGAAACCAACGTGAACTTCCGTCGCGGCGCATCAGCCGGTGCTGAATCTCGTACGGATTACCGGTTATCAAAGCCTCGTTCCAACGCTCGCGTGTCACCAGCCAGTCGAGCGGATGGGTGAAGCGCTGCCAGACGTCTCCGACGCATTCGTCTTCGGACAGACCCGTGAACCGCTGGAGCGCGCCGTTGGTATAGTCCTGGACGCCGCGCGCGTCCGTCGACCACACGATGTCGGGAAGCGCTTCGGCGATCGCGCGCAATTGACGGTCGCGCAGCTCGGTCGCCGTGCGTTGATCGTGCACGTCCATCGCGGTGCCGATGCGATAAAATGGGAAGGGCGGAGCGTTCAGATGCTCCCAGCGCAGATAGTGCCAACGGTACATTCCGTCGGCGCGCCGGCGCAGCCGGAAGTCCACCGCCCGGGCGCCCCCGCGTAGGGCCCGCATCAAGAAAGGAAGATCGAGCGGATGCACGAGCGCGTTGCGCTCGTCGATCGTGGACCCGGCGCCGAGTCCGGTGTATTCCAGCCAGGCGCGATTGACGAAGGTGAGGCGATCGTCGCGATCGGTCGCCCATACCAGCACCGGCAGCGCGTCCGCGAGTTTCCAAAAACGATCGTCCCCGGCATGTTCCAGGTCCGCGCGGTCGGAGATGACGAGCCATTCGCGCAGCGCGCCGGAGCTTTCTCGTACCGGAAGGCAAGCCGCGGCAAAGGTCGCGTAGTCGCCGTGCGCCGATCGCAAACGATAGCGCAGCTCGAACGGCTGCTCCGCGCGCATGCCGGCTTCGATTGCCGTCAGTGCGCCGGGAAGGTCGCTGGGGTGAATGGCCAATTGCCAACCGTTCCCGAGCGAACGGTCGGCTTCGAGTCCGGCGAAGGCGGTCCAGGCTGCGTTGATCTGCACGCATTCGGCGCTCGAGTCTAAAACGAGCGTAACGCGTTCGAGCCTCTGAGCGAACGTTCGCAGCGTCGCCGCGTCGAACTCGCCCGCTGCTTCGAAGGCCATACTTTCGTGGGCTTTACCCAGCAGCAGGCGGGCGCAAACGTGCTAACTCGAAGAAAAGTCTAGGGAAGCTCTGAAGAGCTTCCCTAGACTTGCTTGCGCGCGTAGGCGCGCCGGACGGCATCCTTGATCGCACTGCTGCCCATACCATATGCTTCGATCAACTCGGCCGGCTCGCCCGACTGCCCGAAGCGATCCGCAACGCCGATGAATTCGATCGGCACCGGGTAGTGCGCGGCCAGGGTCTCGGCGACGGCTGAACCCATCCCGCCGTGCACTTGGTGCTCCTCGACGGTTACGACGGCGCCGCACGTGCGCGCCGCGTCGACGATCGCCCGCTCGTCCATCGGCTTGACCGTGTGATTGTTGATGACGCTCGCTTCGATGCCGTCCTCGCTTGCCAATTCCTCTGCCGCGACGAGCGCATTGTAGACGAGGATGCCGCATGCCACGATCGCCACGTCATCGCCGGTGCGAAACTTCTGCGCTTTCCCGATTTCGAACGGCGTTGCTTCGGTCGTGACGACCGGCGACTTATCGCGCCCGAACCGCAGGTACGTCGGGCCGAAACGTTCGGAGAGCGCGATCGTCGCCTTTTTCGTTTGCACCGAATCGCACGGAACGACGACCGTCATATGCGGGATCACGCGCATAATCGCGATGTCCTCGATCGCCTGGTGTGTAGCGCCGTCGGGACCGACGGAGACGCCGGCGTGAGCGCCCGCGATTTTTACGTTTGCCTCGTTGAGCGCCATGATGGTGCGCACTTGCTCCCAGGAGCGCCCCGGATTGAACATTGCGTACGACGCGATCCATGGAATCTTGCCCACCGCGGCAAGCCCGCCCGCCATCGCAACGAGCATCTGCTCGGCGACGCCGATCTCGAGATATTGCGCCGGATGGGCCTTCTTGAAGCCCTCCATGCGCGTCGACTCGGCGAGGTCGGCGCAGATTCCCAGCACGTTGACGTTGCGCGTTCCCGCTTCGATCAAACCCTCCCCGAAGCCGTTGCGCGTTGGAACCGACTTGAGTTCGCCCGCATCGCGATAATCGACCAGCGCCATCGCTCGCGCCGCGTCATCCAACGTTTCGACGCTAGACATCGGCGAGGATCCTCTCACGCGTTGCCTCGAGTTCCCGCAGCGCCTCGCCGGCTTGGTCCTTGTTCGGCGGCTTGCCGTGCCACGTGTAGTCGCCTTCCATGTAGCTCACGCCTTTGCCGGGAACGGTGTTCGCGATGATCACCTGCGGTTTACCGGCGACGCGCTTCGCGCGTTCCACAACGTCGATGAACTCGCCGATGTCGTTGCCGTTACACGAGAACACTTCCCAGTTGAAAGCGCGGTACTTATCCGCAAGCGGTTCCAGCGGCATCACCTCTTCGGTGCTGCCGTCGATTTGAATGAAGTTGCGATCGACGACGGCGGTGAGATTGTCGAGCTTGAATTTGGCGGCGGTCATCACGGCTTCCCAATGCAGACCGCACTGATGTTCCCCATCGGAGGTGACGACGTAAACGCGCCAATCTTTGTGGTCGAGCTTGGCGCCGAGCGCCATGCCCGTGCCCTGCGCGAGCCCTTCGCCGAGGGGCCCCGAGGTCGTCTCCAGCGCCGGCAGTTTCACCCGCTCCGGGTGTCCTTGTAAGCGCGATCCGAACTTGCGCAACGTCAGCAACTCCTCGACCGGCAGGTAGCCGAAGTTCGCCATCGCCGAATAGCGAACGGGCGCGATGTGCCCGCACGAGAGCAACAGGCGGTCGCGATCGGGCCAGTCGGGGCGGTTCGGATCGTGGCGCATGATGAAGCCGTAAAGGGCCGTGAAGACGTCGGCCATGTCGAGCGAGCCGGCGCTGTGGCCTGAGCCGGCGGCGAGGAGCGAGCGGATGATGCCTTCGCGGACGTCGTTCGCCCGCAGTTCGAGCTCCTTGCGGCGCTCGGGCGTGAGGGTTGACATACCGGCCGTTATACCAGCAGTGCCCGCGGCAAACCTACACCCGCTGGCGAGCCGTTTCGGTTTTGTGGCACTGCAGACACAGCGTCTCGAGGTTGGTCAAATGGTGCAGGCAGCTGAGCGAACGATGTGCGCCGCGCGCCTGAGCGATGTGATTTACCTCGAGCCGGTCGGTCTTACGCCGCTTGCGATAGTGCGGATGACTGCGGGCGATCGGTTTGTGGCCGCAGCGTTTGCACCGGTAGCGGTCACGCCGTTTGGCCGCGACGCGCGCCAGCGACCACCAATGGTTCTTCCAAAACGCATCGGCGCAGCGGTCGCTGCACCACGTGCGACGCCGTTGCGGCAGCTGCGCACCGCACCATCGGCAGGCGCCGT
The sequence above is a segment of the Candidatus Baltobacteraceae bacterium genome. Coding sequences within it:
- a CDS encoding aminotransferase class I/II-fold pyridoxal phosphate-dependent enzyme: MSRFSKNEIISLIGEEPSFDLGGSYGPNLRLEELLDEDMEARIKQIALGYGTAQGDAQLRAAIADVQGVPAHEVVITVGGAHALFLLAFILCERGDEAVLITPAFPPARATLDAVGATVRALALLRAPACAFRKAHGSMTKRASFAWGSAIFHSRTSTPRTTP
- the rpsO gene encoding 30S ribosomal protein S15 — its product is MPLTKEQKAEIAAKYGRGSNDTGSAEVQIAILTASINQLTDHLKVHKKDHHSRRGLLLQVGQRRRLLNYLQKKDLERYRSLIGELGLRR
- a CDS encoding transketolase C-terminal domain-containing protein; its protein translation is MSSVETLDDAARAMALVDYRDAGELKSVPTRNGFGEGLIEAGTRNVNVLGICADLAESTRMEGFKKAHPAQYLEIGVAEQMLVAMAGGLAAVGKIPWIASYAMFNPGRSWEQVRTIMALNEANVKIAGAHAGVSVGPDGATHQAIEDIAIMRVIPHMTVVVPCDSVQTKKATIALSERFGPTYLRFGRDKSPVVTTEATPFEIGKAQKFRTGDDVAIVACGILVYNALVAAEELASEDGIEASVINNHTVKPMDERAIVDAARTCGAVVTVEEHQVHGGMGSAVAETLAAHYPVPIEFIGVADRFGQSGEPAELIEAYGMGSSAIKDAVRRAYARKQV
- a CDS encoding acyl-CoA thioesterase translates to MNPYESIVERRTELVFPQDANVLGTLFGGKAVAMMDEVGAIVAMRACRKAVVTASIDRIDFKEPIRVGEFVEVVARIVKVGRTSLTAQVELWAEEPASGRRRLSATGSFVFVAVDRDGRPTPIRD
- a CDS encoding helix-turn-helix domain-containing protein, with amino-acid sequence MKLTVEQFEAALRALASDRRLAVLEWLKDPRAHFREQVDGDLVDDGVCGVFIAEKLGVSQPTASEHLRVLVAAGLLSGKRIKQWTFYKRDEERIAQLKRWFERAI
- a CDS encoding SpoIIE family protein phosphatase, whose translation is MAFEAAGEFDAATLRTFAQRLERVTLVLDSSAECVQINAAWTAFAGLEADRSLGNGWQLAIHPSDLPGALTAIEAGMRAEQPFELRYRLRSAHGDYATFAAACLPVRESSGALREWLVISDRADLEHAGDDRFWKLADALPVLVWATDRDDRLTFVNRAWLEYTGLGAGSTIDERNALVHPLDLPFLMRALRGGARAVDFRLRRRADGMYRWHYLRWEHLNAPPFPFYRIGTAMDVHDQRTATELRDRQLRAIAEALPDIVWSTDARGVQDYTNGALQRFTGLSEDECVGDVWQRFTHPLDWLVTRERWNEALITGNPYEIQHRLMRRDGSSRWFLSRARPMRNELGEIVRWFGTSTDIHDQKRLAQEQTYLAELGRIVNSSLELDRTLRHICEAAVPLLADSCQIDLLTNGVLRRAAAAHNGPQREVSAARIRENVFGGERASVFTERIDDSSFQTIVVPMRVRGKPIGAISFIRPHDSGEDGIANVGFLEEVARRCALAIQNAQLYQREHRVADALQTASLPKRLPEVDGIEMDAIYVPGRSEAQIGGDWYDAFVLPDGRIVVSIGDVAGSGLDAAVTMSNMRQVIRGIAQVHAEPVLMLNSADRALRMDDPDRFVTAFVGVIDPIASTMTYASAGHLPPYIRRRDGTLDELVFVDLPLGLRERFSIETCSVSVGDGDLLVFYTDGLVESSHNLEEGVRILRAALSDPQIDRAAHPAAFIRDSVLLDGARDDVAILTLRVHGDARLGNLRRWSFAALEPVGLARIRHELRAALIEYGVSELHLETAEVVLGELTGNVVRHAPGAVEIVLDHTAGKLVLHVIDEGPGFERAPMLPVDVMSESGRGLFIVSRLTGEFSITKRHPRGSHARAVLPK
- a CDS encoding transketolase, giving the protein MSTLTPERRKELELRANDVREGIIRSLLAAGSGHSAGSLDMADVFTALYGFIMRHDPNRPDWPDRDRLLLSCGHIAPVRYSAMANFGYLPVEELLTLRKFGSRLQGHPERVKLPALETTSGPLGEGLAQGTGMALGAKLDHKDWRVYVVTSDGEHQCGLHWEAVMTAAKFKLDNLTAVVDRNFIQIDGSTEEVMPLEPLADKYRAFNWEVFSCNGNDIGEFIDVVERAKRVAGKPQVIIANTVPGKGVSYMEGDYTWHGKPPNKDQAGEALRELEATRERILADV
- a CDS encoding RidA family protein, which translates into the protein MADIVRLKPGPRYSAGVLYGGLLFTAGQVDAQAHDVAGQTRNVLAKLDALLAEAGTTRSRILSANIWLADIASFDAMNAVWDAWIDPSNPPARATVESKLAAPEYLVEVSLVAALD
- a CDS encoding class I SAM-dependent methyltransferase, whose translation is MGFDSSFERVIWSRVRSDRELADAAKSRICEHGQADFGDFRVVACYCMCYMHQHFDANLAILRQNAAGPIFTDPDAVVIDFGCGPGTAALVLATRNRELGGQPARFSYLGIDRSTMMHEVATNFLSDNDLFHCGAQRVFFQAARDVPVALAAGKTAALFYCSYVLNQTHLADTDVRDFADVICGIKALGIPRGHLIVSDVNRGQPTNYMRLGRFLRNAAVGITLDIAQYRNYSEGIASNRRSPRVVGDFFPVEQQVKKNVAYAIQQLW